The Porites lutea chromosome 4, jaPorLute2.1, whole genome shotgun sequence genome contains a region encoding:
- the LOC140935437 gene encoding fibrinogen C domain-containing protein 1-like: MITDGGGWMVILRRVNNDSLNFDRTWNKYIFSFGDLLGSYWHGLGNLKRFTDHGRFSRQELRVDLEDWDGNTAFAKYSTFRVAPEEDLFRLTVDGYSGTAGDGLSSSNGMAFTSKDSDNDMNVDNNCAVQAWGGWWFKNCFQAFCNGRFSNLVWAPWKGFNYALKKCEMKIRPIT; this comes from the coding sequence ATGATTACCGACGGAGGTGGCTGGATGGTGATACTAAGACGTGTGAATAATGACTCTCTGAACTTTGACCGGACCTGGAATAAATACATATTTAGCTTTGGCGATTTACTTGGGAGTTACTGGCATGGCTTAGGTAACCTTAAACGGTTTACTGATCATGGCAGGTTCTCTCGTCAAGAACTCAGAGTCGACTTGGAGGACTGGGACGGAAACACTGCCTTCGCAAAATATTCTACTTTCCGAGTGGCACCAGAGGAAGACCTCTTCAGATTGACTGTTGATGGGTATTCTGGAACGGCCGGTGATGGATTGTCGTCCTCCAATGGAATGGCATTCACCTCAAAAGATTCAGACAATGATATGAATGTCGACAACAACTGCGCTGTACAAGCATGGGGCGGCTGGTGGTTCAAAAATTGCTTCCAGGCTTTTTGTAATGGCCGGTTTTCAAATCTTGTTTGGGCTCCTTGGAAAGGATTCAACTATGCTCTGAAGAAATGTGAGATGAAAATAAGGCCGATTACTTGA